tttagaaaacacagaGCCATTGATTTGGACACTTGAAAAGTTTGCCACAGTTTTTCAGTaggcaaaggtgaaaaagaggTATGATCCTCAAAGATCCTACAATGGAACAAAGCTTTCACTCCACCCGAGAAATAACATGCCTATAAATACTGCAAgggtttttttaatatataaagcaaaggaaaagaagaactaGCTTCCTATAACTaagaatctgcaaagaagatgGAACATTCAATGGTTACAGATCTTCATTCAGCCCTGAAGCCAAACAGGTCCTAACATTAGTATTACACAGCCTCCTCAAATGAGTCCACATCTATAATCATAGTTGGTTCTTCCAACGTAGATGATAGTCCTGATGTCTCACTACTTACCCACAATGCCATACATCTAGTCATCTCAACACATCAAAACATTAGGTGCCACAGAATAATCATCGTTATAATCTCTATACTTGGGTTATCAAGAGAGAAGACCCAGGGTTTTGGTGAGTGTTAACAtattaaacaaaagcaatatgTGAGGGTTGAAACAAAGAAACTTTAATGTTCTGCCTGACATATACTATGTTGATAGGCTCACAATTACTGCATCTATACTGAAAACAGACTCTTTTCCTTATCAtgattccctaaacaatacaataGAACAACTATTTGCATAGCTTTTACAATGCATGAGGTATTTTAAGTAATCTAGACATAATTGAGAGTATACAAGAGGATGTGGGTAGGTTACATACAAATATGCcattttataaaagggagttGGCATGGCTCACAGAGTGCTGGAACCAATACCCAGCATGTATCAAGGGATGACTGTATTGGAAAGAAACTGAAACTACTTAAAGCTTTACCAAGTGCTTACATTCACAGGGTTTATCTCCAATGTGTTTCTTACAAGTTTCTgaaatgacataaaataaatgctttccTACATTCCATACATTTAGAGAAAATGCTAGTGAGTCTTTTTATGTCTATGCAAGGAATTGAGAGAAGCAAatgctttcccacattccttacattcatacgggttctctccagtgtgagttttTTCATGTCCCTGAAGGAAACGGGAATGAGTGAAAGCTTTACCACATTGTTGACATTCATAGGATTTCTCTCTCATGTGAATTCTTTCATGTCGTAGAAAGCAAGTGAGCCAAGAGAatgctttcccacattccttacattcatagggctTCTCTCCAGAGTGAATTCTTTCATGTACTTTTAAGTTACCAAAATGACTGAAGGCTTTCCTACATGTTTTACACTCataaggtttctctcctgtgtgagtCTTTTTATGTTGAGAAAGGTATTGGAAACAACTGAATGccttcccacattctttacaCTCATATGGCTTCTCTCCAGCGTGAGTTGTTTTGTGATTTTGAAATGAATAGAAATCaataaaggctttcccacatttacatttatagggtttctctccagtatgagttgTTTCATGCCTTCGAAGGGAACTGGAAATACGGTAGGCTTTGCCACactgtttacatttatagggtttctctgCAGTGTGAGTCCCTTCATGTCTTTGAAATACGCTGGGATAAacaaaggctttcccacatatcTTGCATTTGTGAGGTCCATCTCCAGTGTGCATTGTCATGTGTCTTCGAAAGCTTGAGCTATGAGATAACGCTTTCCCACACTGCTTGCATTCATACaatttctctccagtgtgagttctttCATGACTCTGCAGTGAACTAGGACAATCAAAGCCTTTTCCACATATCTTACATTTATGAGGTCCATCTCTCGTGTGCGTTACCATGTGTCTTTGAAAGCTTCCCAGATGATGAAATGCTTTCCCACATTGCTGACATGCATAGGGTTTCTCTTCAGTGTGAGTTGTTTCATGCCTTCGAAGGGAAGTGGAAgcactgaaggctttcccacattgtTTACAtgtatagggtttctctccagtgtgagttctttCATGTCTTAGACAAGAACTGTAATCAGGGAAGGCTTTAGAACACTGCTTACATTCATATGGTTTCTCCCCAGTATGTGTTCTTTCATGTCTTACATAGGAACTGTAAAAAGAAAAGGCTTTAGAACACTGCTTACATtcatatggtttctctccagtgtgcgTTCTTTCATGCATATGTAATAAACTGGGCCAAAAAAAGGCTTTCCCACACAACTTACATTTATAAGGTCCATCTCCACGCTGCACTGCCATGTGCCTTTGAAGGTTTCCCAAAGAACTGAAGGACTTCCCACATTCTTTACAATCATATGGTTTCTTTCCAGTGTGAAGCCCTTCAGGTGTTTGAAATGAGTTGTGGTAACTGAAGCCTTTCCCATATTGTTTATGCGTATCTGGCTTCTCTCCACATTCATGATACTCATGTGGTTTGTGCCCAGCACCAACTCTGATGTAACAATTAAGGGATGAATGACCCAGGACGATTTCTCCACTCATATTGCTTTCACAAGGACCTACTCCAGTAAGAGTATTCTTCGTCACAATACTATCTTGAATCTGGCTAGACATTTCTCCCCATTTACTTCCATCTTTACTTTCACCAAATCTCTCTAACATACGACATCTGTAAAAAAATGGGAAATATATCACTAAAGGTCTGTCTATAAATCATTTATAGGTATTAATAGGTATTGGATGTACATTTTTAACACTATCATGCAAAGTGTAGGCTTCGTGTCCTGCTTGAACGTGAATGGATGGAATGTTGTGCAACATAACTGTACCACAGGTGTTCTCGAGACAATGATATTCATATGTGGATTCATAATATTGTTGCCATGGGAACTATTTTACAAACACTGAACAGCTATGGAACATTTAAGTATGTGTTTTTGGAGAACATtttctaagaataaataaatttaagctaagcttgttcattttctttgcttgtttttaaaatttcatgtcaTTCTCAAAAGAGCTCCAGGGACATATCTTTTCCTTATGTGTAAATTACCTTAGATTTTTCCTGGGATATTTGTATTGATCTTCAATTtgatctttgaaaagaaattgatCTTTCCATTTCATTCCTAAAAGGTAGACCCAGAAAAATCATTATAAATTTGTACAAAATTATAGACACAGTAAGATTTTGATGTACACTGCACTCGTACAAAATGCATTCACTGAAGTACAGCTGACTCTTGAAAAAGAGGTTTGAACTGCACAAGTccatttgtatatacatatatata
The sequence above is a segment of the Macaca nemestrina isolate mMacNem1 chromosome 20, mMacNem.hap1, whole genome shotgun sequence genome. Coding sequences within it:
- the LOC105468159 gene encoding zinc finger protein 799 isoform X2 — its product is MASVALGDVAVNFTREEWALLGPCQKNLYKDVMQETIRNLDCVGMKWKDQFLFKDQIEDQYKYPRKNLRCRMLERFGESKDGSKWGEMSSQIQDSIVTKNTLTGVGPCESNMSGEIVLGHSSLNCYIRVGAGHKPHEYHECGEKPDTHKQYGKGFSYHNSFQTPEGLHTGKKPYDCKECGKSFSSLGNLQRHMAVQRGDGPYKCKLCGKAFFWPSLLHMHERTHTGEKPYECKQCSKAFSFYSSYVRHERTHTGEKPYECKQCSKAFPDYSSCLRHERTHTGEKPYTCKQCGKAFSASTSLRRHETTHTEEKPYACQQCGKAFHHLGSFQRHMVTHTRDGPHKCKICGKGFDCPSSLQSHERTHTGEKLYECKQCGKALSHSSSFRRHMTMHTGDGPHKCKICGKAFVYPSVFQRHEGTHTAEKPYKCKQCGKAYRISSSLRRHETTHTGEKPYKCKCGKAFIDFYSFQNHKTTHAGEKPYECKECGKAFSCFQYLSQHKKTHTGEKPYECKTCRKAFSHFGNLKVHERIHSGEKPYECKECGKAFSWLTCFLRHERIHMREKSYECQQCGKAFTHSRFLQGHEKTHTGENPYECKECGKAFASLNSLHRHKKTH
- the LOC105468159 gene encoding zinc finger protein 799 isoform X1; protein product: MDQASVALGDVAVNFTREEWALLGPCQKNLYKDVMQETIRNLDCVGMKWKDQFLFKDQIEDQYKYPRKNLRCRMLERFGESKDGSKWGEMSSQIQDSIVTKNTLTGVGPCESNMSGEIVLGHSSLNCYIRVGAGHKPHEYHECGEKPDTHKQYGKGFSYHNSFQTPEGLHTGKKPYDCKECGKSFSSLGNLQRHMAVQRGDGPYKCKLCGKAFFWPSLLHMHERTHTGEKPYECKQCSKAFSFYSSYVRHERTHTGEKPYECKQCSKAFPDYSSCLRHERTHTGEKPYTCKQCGKAFSASTSLRRHETTHTEEKPYACQQCGKAFHHLGSFQRHMVTHTRDGPHKCKICGKGFDCPSSLQSHERTHTGEKLYECKQCGKALSHSSSFRRHMTMHTGDGPHKCKICGKAFVYPSVFQRHEGTHTAEKPYKCKQCGKAYRISSSLRRHETTHTGEKPYKCKCGKAFIDFYSFQNHKTTHAGEKPYECKECGKAFSCFQYLSQHKKTHTGEKPYECKTCRKAFSHFGNLKVHERIHSGEKPYECKECGKAFSWLTCFLRHERIHMREKSYECQQCGKAFTHSRFLQGHEKTHTGENPYECKECGKAFASLNSLHRHKKTH
- the LOC105468159 gene encoding zinc finger protein 799 isoform X3, which encodes MQETIRNLDCVGMKWKDQFLFKDQIEDQYKYPRKNLRCRMLERFGESKDGSKWGEMSSQIQDSIVTKNTLTGVGPCESNMSGEIVLGHSSLNCYIRVGAGHKPHEYHECGEKPDTHKQYGKGFSYHNSFQTPEGLHTGKKPYDCKECGKSFSSLGNLQRHMAVQRGDGPYKCKLCGKAFFWPSLLHMHERTHTGEKPYECKQCSKAFSFYSSYVRHERTHTGEKPYECKQCSKAFPDYSSCLRHERTHTGEKPYTCKQCGKAFSASTSLRRHETTHTEEKPYACQQCGKAFHHLGSFQRHMVTHTRDGPHKCKICGKGFDCPSSLQSHERTHTGEKLYECKQCGKALSHSSSFRRHMTMHTGDGPHKCKICGKAFVYPSVFQRHEGTHTAEKPYKCKQCGKAYRISSSLRRHETTHTGEKPYKCKCGKAFIDFYSFQNHKTTHAGEKPYECKECGKAFSCFQYLSQHKKTHTGEKPYECKTCRKAFSHFGNLKVHERIHSGEKPYECKECGKAFSWLTCFLRHERIHMREKSYECQQCGKAFTHSRFLQGHEKTHTGENPYECKECGKAFASLNSLHRHKKTH